From a region of the Procambarus clarkii isolate CNS0578487 chromosome 2, FALCON_Pclarkii_2.0, whole genome shotgun sequence genome:
- the LOC138366276 gene encoding integumentary mucin A.1-like: MRPKGLKVRATPLDGHAFGKSDILKVLKDVAGITPTDISQEGVAPGASPTASTTTPETTTRTTTRSISTQPPEPPKTRTTQTEVFPSPAPNTPTITTSAAALADVLSTNTNSTTNVPEIASTTNPRHLSLLQAARPKTKPPTPEVIDSTDEVILVGAPPPHHKYDTYSVQDLIMEATSPNSNDNTAMSTCSKSQPKKQWKI, from the exons atgcgacccaaaggTCTAAAGGTTAGAGCTACTCCCCTTGACGGTCATGCTTTCGGGAAAAGCGATATTCTAAAGGTCCTGAAAGACGTGGCCGGCATCACACccactgacattagtcaggaaggtgttg CCCCTGGCGCAAGTcccactgcctccactaccactccggagactaccaccaggacgactacGAGGTCGATTTCAACACAGCCTCCAGAACCCCCCAAGACCCGGACAACACAAACAGAGGtatttccctctccagctcccaacactcctaccatcaccacctcagCAGCCgctctagcagacgtgctgtctacaaatactaacagcaccaccaacgttcctgaaatagcttctaccaccaATCCACGACACTTAAGCCTACTTCAGGCTGCGAGACCAAAGACAAAACCACCAACTCCTGAGGTTATAGACTCCACAGACGAGGTAATCTTAGTAGGAGCGCCACCGCCgcaccacaaatacgacacctactcggtacaagacctcatcatggaggccacctcaccaaactccaacgacaacaCGGCCATGTCAACTTGCAGCAAGTCTCAGCCAAAGAAACAGTGGAAGATCTAG